AAGCCAGTACATTCAATGAGCATATATTCTTATTTTATCTTCCCAAACATTTCCTTCTAAAAATAATTTCTCAACCATTAGGCTTATCAGAACTACACAAGGAAAAGTTAAAGCATTTGCATCCTCTTCAGCACTCACCGCAGCCATGTCATCCATGAAGTATATATCATGCTTTCCTTCTAAATATTGAAATGGATCCGCTAACCAAACCATATCAACATCGTTGTACATGACATTATAACCAAGCTCCAAAATTTGCAGAAGATGCCGAGGCCTTCTGGACGTAAAGTTGAAGAATCCCTTAAAAATTGAACCATCAATGTTATTTCAGTAGAAACAAAATAACTAACTCAAGCAAGTACAACATTCCAGAAAGCTCTTGTTCCCTCTCTAAATCTAACTACAAGATTTGTTTCAGGATTGTCAAAGACAGATAGTGAAGGATCAACAGAAACACAATATCATTATTGTTACTATTCTCAATCTTCAATCATCAGCAATCCAATTTTAAAGCATTAATTAGCTGAATAATGAAGAGATCATAATGCAAGGATCTTGTCACTCTCAAACACATTCTACCTACAAAACTTTAAGTATCCAAATATTAGGGGGTGGGGGAGCCAGTTATGTAGTAATTCTACATGGTGATCattgttatttatttataaaaaaaaaaggcttaagGAAACATGATGGTGATGATTAAATTCCAATATTCATTAAGGGTCACATAAATAATGCCAATCTGCTACACTCAAATTCCGAGTATCTATTTGCACTTTTGCTCACAGACAAACATATTAGAAACAGAAACTAGAAGGATTTTGATTAAGTAAAAACAGAAACTAAATTTACTCAaacaaatggaaaaaaaaaagaagagtggGAACATTAGGGGTTCACTAAACACAATAAACCCAGAAGCAAAAGATCCTTAAAGGTACCTGAGATCCAAACTTATGAGCAGTTTGGGACTCCAAAACAGGAGGAATAATCACAGCATGACCAGGCCACCTTTCATTAACCTTAAACAAAGTAGGATAATCCTCAGCAATAACAAGAACTTTCTCATGATGTTTTTGTCTCACAATACTAATCAACCAGTTATTCAAAAAGGGTAAGTAAGGTTCACTAACAATACATACTATAAGTGTATTATTCTTAGCCACAAAGGCTGCAGCTTTAGGCAAAGAATAGTCACGCCATTTGGATTCAAAAAGATTGGATTTTGAGGTGTAAGAGAGAAACCCATTTTGAGGAAATTGAATGTATGGATAGAGAACTCCAAGAATTACTAAAAGAGAAAGAAGGAACAAAAGGGTGGTTCGGCTTTGAAGAAAAGAAGTGGGTTTTTGGTAAGTTTGAGAAGATGGTGGGGATAATGGATGTGGGTCTGTGAGAGGATTGTAAAGAGGTCTTTGGTGTAAAGATGTTGATGACATTGTTGATAGATTTACAAGAAAATGCTGAATTGCGAGCTAGCGAAAAAGGGAAGTTAGCACTGTGGAATTATAAAGAAAGTAGTTGGCAAAATTGTATTAGATCAGACACAGATCTGAGATGGGAACTGGGATTGAAAACACTTGCACTATGAACCGGATCCCCACTCCCTGAGTTTAATTTCTTGGTGTTGGCTCAAATGAATTTATTTTTAAGAGGGGTTTGCCAGTGACTCTGAAAATAAAAGAATGAGAGAATATTTTATGAAATTCTTGTTTTGTTTGATACACTTTGATCAGATTTTCTGGATGGAAGTTTTCGGTTAAATGAATGCACTGATAAGTAAAATGTTTTACACTTTTCTCTATCAGTCTGGTCTGTTTTTAGAGTTTTGGCATGTAATCAGTCTAATTTTTCAAATAATCAAATTTCATTTACCCGTAGTTATTTTGGGTAGAAGAAGTATACAATAGCAACTATGCCTCAATCCCAAATAAGATCTGCTACGTGAATTCCCACTTATTCATTTAAATATCCTTAAATAAATACACATCAAGAAAATAACAGAAATGTATACATGCTTTAGTGCTATTTTTCTCTGGACAAGTTTTTCAGAGAACTTCTCTAAATTTCCCCACAAAAGATTATCCAAACGGGATTATGAGAGCCTCTGTCTTGTGTTCCTCAACAGTTCAATTTAGGGCGAATAATTAATTATATCAATCATTCTGCCAAATACGTGGTTTTTGGTAATCCTATACAGTAATTAAGATCTGTGTGTTATCCACGACACGTTTTAATTTTCTCTAGTAGAGGAAAGGATAAAAATACAAGAAACCTTTCCGTTCCCCACTTTTATTATCTCCAGTATTTTGTTATGTTAAAAGAAATTTAATTCGGATAACAATGGAAAAGAATTTTAATTACCCTACATGATTGGTCAGAATTGCCGGACATCCTTTTTTCGAAATCAAAAACATCAACATGGTCAGTATTATtcatttcatgaattgcaagaacATTGATATGCAACCATTGAGGATGGATTACACTCGGCTTAAGAATACTGGACAATGCAGTTAGAGAATTATTTTTCCAACAATTTCTTCTACAAGAAGACAGATATTAACATCTTTACCTTA
The sequence above is a segment of the Lycium barbarum isolate Lr01 chromosome 6, ASM1917538v2, whole genome shotgun sequence genome. Coding sequences within it:
- the LOC132645509 gene encoding UDP-D-xylose:L-fucose alpha-1,3-D-xylosyltransferase MGP4 produces the protein MSSTSLHQRPLYNPLTDPHPLSPPSSQTYQKPTSFLQSRTTLLFLLSLLVILGVLYPYIQFPQNGFLSYTSKSNLFESKWRDYSLPKAAAFVAKNNTLIVCIVSEPYLPFLNNWLISIVRQKHHEKVLVIAEDYPTLFKVNERWPGHAVIIPPVLESQTAHKFGSQGFFNFTSRRPRHLLQILELGYNVMYNDVDMVWLADPFQYLEGKHDIYFMDDMAAVKHLNHSHGLPPPGKKGRPYICSCMIYARPTNGAKLVMKKWIEEMQIQPWSRAKKANDQPAFNWALMKTAEQVDMYLLPQSGFPTGGLYFRNKTWVKETKGMHVIIHNNYIVGFEKKTKRFRDYGLWLVDDYSSESPLGRLD